The Rosa rugosa chromosome 1, drRosRugo1.1, whole genome shotgun sequence genomic sequence ctacaataATTTACGATGACTTAATTATACTCAATCTTATTATTTGAGTCACGATACTTTTATTAGTTGTGGAGACTAGGTTCAAACGATGGAGTTATGTACTGTGATTGTCATCACCGCTGATACTCtcaattgcatttttttttttgaaagccGAATGTAGTATAAAATGTTAAACCACTTTTAATTCCACCAATTTAATTGTATCATGAAAAATTAATTTAGTCTTTGTATACACCAATTCAAATGTTAGAAGCCGTTATTGAGAGTTGAttaggggaaaaaaaataaagaacaatagACCAAAGAAGAGTTTAACTGATTTATTACTGCATCAGTTACTATCAATCTTTATGATAAAGAGAATTAATACTGTGTAAATCCGTACACCCGCTTCTTGGCCTTTTCTTTGGCTGCCTCTTTAGCCTTTTCTCCGGCTTCTTTTTTGGCGATTAACGCCAACAACCTGGCTAAATACTCTAGGCCTTGTTTCTGGTCACTGTAAACCTACAAAGAAAACGAATTAATGAACCCcaaactgatatatatatatatatatatatatatatatatatatatatatatatatatagggcccttctagtTAGAGGGAtcattttttttgtcattttaagaaATCACTCATTAGACCCGcatttcgatcacatattcacatcttagccgttcaatttttaggtatatatgagtagatcatctctgcaaattttcagccaaattgataatcattaaggcatttataattgcgatttacaattgtgaacacgaacggttcaggttggatagATTCAGTTTGTCCATCGATTttgataccttaaagatcatctttggctgaaaatttgcagaaatgatctacacatacctaaaaactgaacggtcgagatgccaaAACACGATCGAAAAGTGGATCCCACaagggatcccttaaaatggccaaaaaaatggatcccttagtggaagggccctatatatatatatatacagattctcagctaaggaacggattttcagtttttgaccacttttcgatcacatattcacatcttaaccgttcagtttttaggtcctaatgtatagatcacttctgcaatttttcagccaaattgatgatcgttaaggtatcgaactagattaaaccaatgaacaaactgaatctgtcgaactggaaccgttcgtgttcatttttgtaaattgcaattttgaatcccttaacgatcatcaatttggcttaaattttgcagagatgatctatacattaggacctaaaaactgaatggttaagatgtgaatatgtgatcgaaaagtggtcaaaaacttgaaatccgttcctaagctaaggtaaggacatccttagccaagaaggattgtgtgtgtgtgtgtatatggaATTAATtgaaactaataataataaggaTATGAGAACAACAGCAATAAAACAATGGCATTAGCAAAAATCGATTAGAATGTATGAGTACATGAATACATGTCTTATATAGTAATGTAGTAGTTGCTAACCTTGTCTACTGGAAGTGGTGGAGTGTGTAAGCCACCGGGAATTGGAATCTGAAATCACACACATAGATGTTTAAAACTCATTTAGTATCACCAGCTCTAATTAAAAGTTATATACGATCGTATATATAAAAATGTACCTTCGGCTTCATGGCCTTTTCATTCTCAAACTCATCAGCTGAAACCTACAGAGACAAGGATGCCATCGAAATATTACTGATTATATGAAAGTGAAAGTACTATAGAGAAAGTGCACGTACGTGTCCATTTGTGTACACATGAAAATAACTAATATATGAGTTACCCTCGTAGTAACTAAGATAGtggcgaagaagaagaagagcacaGTCCTGAAGACCATTTTTGTACACTGTCGCAGCTAAATTGTTAGAAATATTAAGTATTTTTTTGCACAAGCGCGCACTACAAGTGGTTTTGTTTCTATAGTCATATAGATGCATATATGTGGATATCACATGGCATGCACTGAACCCTATAATCAAATTAGCTTAAATGGACctaatagaaagaaaaagcaTTTGCAAGCGTTTCGAAGTAATTAGTGTACGTAGGACCGAGAATTGAAAGGTATCAAAAGATAATGCTCGAATTGGCCAAAAAGAAAACTTGCATGTGTAAGTTCAGTTCTATTTAAGTAGAGCAAATGCCTAGCCTAAAGGCCATCCTCATAGATtgagaaaaggaaagaagaaaagcaaaaaGGCTAAATTTTTCTTACTACCCTTTACTTTTAGGGTTTCATCAGTTCAGTATTTCGGCTTCTAATTTCATCAGAAAAGTCCATGCATTCTTATTTCTCACCTAATAGGTCATTTCCGTCAATACTCAGTCAAATTTTGTTGTTAACTTGTTGATGTGGCAAGCGGACTTTTGGGTGAGTTAACgccaaaatttgacaaaacatATCGACCTATTGAGTGAGAATTGAGAGTGCAGAGACCTTTCTGAAAAATTAGAAGTCAAGGGATTGAACTGATGAAAGCCTAACAGTACTTTTGTACGTAGTAAGCAAGAAGGGATTTAAGATAATCAAATGGATTTAAGATATCAAATTGTTTTTGGCTCTTTCAAGGAAAAGAATTAACCTATAATCTAATGTAGGATTTAAGTATCCAAGAATGGATTTAAGATAATATTGAATAGTTCTActtctatatttatatatataaaagttgaaGCGAGCGGGGAGTTGCAAGTTCGCGATTGTAAGTGCCAAGACTTACCACAacttttagggaaaatttcgcaaacagtacaccaagtaaaagccactaataattcttatacataaagttccaaaccaaacatttcggtacacgaaatctgaaactcgacccactatcagtacacgacgtcaatttttgacaccaaaatgtccattatgccctcagttcgttttttttttaataaattttttttttctgttatttttttcccttcgttttttctgttattttttttctgttattttttttttccttcgtttttatctctttcttcttccttctttcgggctcactccctcgcttccaacgccaccttcctcacctccacactcactccctcgcttccaacgccacccttgccctccaattggtgagatttatggtcctacagcttatatttgtaacttagccaatatttagtcatgtgaaaagaaagaaagagataaaaacggaggaaaaaaaaaataaaggaagaaaaagaaataacagaaaaaacaaaggaaaaaaaataacagaaaaaacgaaggaaaaaaaaataacaaaaaaaaaaattattaaaaaaaaaaactgagggcataatgaacattttggtgtcaaaaattgacgtcgtgtactgatagtgggtcgagtttcagatttcgtgtaccaaaatgtttggtttggaactttatgtataagaattattagtggcatttacttggtgtactgtttgcgaaattttccccaACTTTTAATATGTTAGCTGCTCATTTCCTTTTCGTTAATGCAATATTTTGTTAATTAATCTGTAGAACAGCTTTTAAAGAGAACatcatttgaatttaattaggaAAGGTGAGAACCTCCTCTCCTTAATTGGCGTGCATGCAATCCACTCTATCTAATCATcagaactatatatatatatatatatatatatatatatatatatatatattacaccAGCTTCTTTTCGAGAATTTAGTCATTCTTACAGAAAGTCATCTCCAACAATATTGTTTCCCACTGGATTAATTACCATCATTATCGTTTTAGATTATCCAATAGACTACATATGTATCATTATACAATATATGTAGCCATGCATAGAGGTAAGTGACGTCCCCACCTTGTGTAAATTTCTATTTCTAAATTACTTTCATATATAATAGAAATTATTTGTTCCTCATGATAATAGAGGAATTTGGTTTACATGTAGAGGGGAAATCCCTGATTAATCAAGCATTATACATTAATGCATACAAATAGTCCAAGAGTATGATTAACCCCATGTGCCTAGCTCATAAAGTAGGATGAGATCGAAGTCCATCAATCTTGGAAGTTATTTCAAATCTTCCGTAATTAATCATCAGAGAAGTAGGTAGCAATATAGGTGCAACAAAATAGTGTGTACAGTACTAGTATCCTTAATTTTATTATGCACCGCCCCTTAATTTGAGGCACTGGGACTATGTATCCCGGCGGTCCAAGCACCAGCAGTAGAAATCAGACCTGGAAATGTCCAACATTTGTTCAGGGCTCATCCTTTCAAGCTCGTTTTGCCGCCACGATGCAAAATTATTTCGGTTTTGCGGATCAGTAGCAAGTGGATAGGGCTCTATCTTGTGAACTTGGGATCTCATTCGCATGTAAAGCTTCATTGTTGCAACACAATCCTCATAAGGGTCTTGAATCCCACTTTGAATGTCATACCTACATGTATGATGTATTATGCATGTAAAAATTAATTCCATTACTTAACTACTcacacaaaataataataataaaataaaataaaataaaattgaaactcCATTAGTACCCGAGATATGCTTGTGTTAGATACTTGAGTGAGTTGCTGAGCTTGCTTGTTTTCATCAGTGGAGGATATTTTGCAGTATCCCTATAATAGTCACATAAAATTggaatattaattaattaaaacacattgaaatattattggaaattattctacATTAGATAGCCTCAAACGAAATTATCCTAAAATACCTACCTGATCATGAGTGCTGGGTATTCAATTTGCAGAGAGTCGAGATCATGATCCAAACCATGACCCACAAGAATTCTAGCTTTTCCGGCTCTAGGTCGAATCTTCCACATTGGTTCCCCATTGCACAAAAAGTCTTGTAGCTTCTTTTGCACTTGCCTCTGTGGCATTGCGTCCCTCAAGTATTCAGGACGAATCCCAGTTGTTTCATACCTGAATTTTTAAGTAGAACAAAATTAACTATCAGTAGGGATGGTTGAGAGAATTTCTTGCTAGGTATACTGGCATGTATATCTATTAGAAGTTGTGAGTATGATCTGTTCCATACGAATACCTATAGTTTGTGACTGGCATTGGTGGCTTGACATAAGTGTGGAAGATGATGTTATCATATTCATCAGTGAGACAAACCCTACCGCAGAGATCTAGGGAGCCATCACTTCCCCCACCAACCATCTTGCAAGCAAGGGCAACAGTTTGACCACTACTGCCTCTTGTGTAGTTACCATGATCCAGATTGTCACGAATGCCCAAGTTACCAAACCGACCAATTAATCCCTGCATATATGTAACAAATTTAATTGTTATACTGTTAATTAATAGAAAGAAATTGTATCTCACACTTAAGCTAGCTAAGTTGATGGGATGAGGGCTAATTAACACGTACAGTGACGCCGGAGAGCTGGCATCTGTCCTGGTGAAGCCTGAGAGTATAAGGGCTATCAAAGACAGATAAGCAGAATTTGCATCCTCTGCTGCTAAATATGTTCTTGCATTCTTGTTTTGGCAATGGCCCtagtttaaaaaataaaataaaaaaaccaataGTTAATATACTAATTAATCTCACAGTCCAGTTAATACCAAGTGTTTATCTATAAAGTTTGTAATTAGAGAAAACTTTGTATACCTATGACATGTTCCCTGAGAGATTCAAAGGACCTGCAGTGCTTCTTACAGATTCCGCACGACGGTTCATGAGAAGAGTGGTATGAGGTTCTCATGTGCTCCACCAGGTGCTCGATCTTGTTGAACTGCCTGAAGCATGCAGCACACTTGTTCCTGAAAATCAATTGTAACATATATAGTTTAGCATATGGCGATTCTAGAATCCGATAAGTGATCGGATCATACTCTAGAAAAGAGACTAATAATTGAGAATCAACCTCAGAGTTTCAGATGACTCAGGTCTGCTATAGTCCATGTTGGTTGGACAGTAGTAATTAACTTCTTGTGTTACTCAAAAGGAAAGCTAGCTATGAGTAGTGAGGAGTGAGGACTGGAGGTGGAAGCCTGGAAGGTATTTATAGGCGTAAAAGAGAACAGCTTCCGCGAGTTGAGTACGTGTAGGGATGATTCCTTAATCAGTAAAAGGTAATTATATATTATAATGTAGTAGCCTTGTTTTGTTTTGGAAGAGTACTAAGTTTTCTAGCTTGTTTTACCTTCCTTAAGATTTAAGGACATTCGTAGTAATCCAAAAGCTAGCTTGGGGCCCGCCATATTCAAACCAGAATATTTCTCCAGCTAGAATTGCTACCATGCAAGTTGACAAAAAAAGAATTGCTACCATGCTCCCCCCTGTGGTTCACCTCAGAGCTTTCAGAATGGAGCTACCATTTGGTGAAAATATTCTACTAGAAATGCGTACATTGGGAAAAATAAATCCCAAGGCATATTTACCCTTTTGTGGTGATGAAGTTTTCACCCATGAACCCTTGAGGTAATATTTACAGGAAAGTGATAAAAATGCCTCATATATGCAGTAAGGTCGAGCATCATCAATCAGATCAGATTAACCTTTCATATTTCATCTCTTCGTATATATATTCCAGTCAAGTAGGTTATGTTTGTCGGTTTTCCTTTGCATCTGTTAGAACTGATCGAGAGGTCGTACAAGTTGAGATATTGGTAAATAGATAATGTCCATCAGTGGGAACTTTTTCTGTCATATAAAGTGCGAAGTGGCCTGATAAGACAAGGTTAATCTTTTTTACTTTCGGCAAAAGAATGGTTCATTAACGTCCGTAGCTGCAGATAAGGTTTTCGACCTGCAGTAGTGCAGCTGGGTGTTGTGTAATAATCTAGCAACCCCAATGttattatatatgtatgcatacttTAATTTGGAGTTTAGAGGTTTGAGTTATAAGTCATAACAAAGCATCTagaaattttagggtttaaaGTCTAGGGCAAGAGACTTGTGGTTTATACTTTAtaatttaggtttttttttttttttgctttatttTTGTTCTCATAGTACTAGACTAGCTAGTGCATGCAGAGGTTATTGACTTTATTAGGAACCTGGGCGAATGTCTGCAAAAGACTCTCTTTTGACCAGGAAAGAGCCCCCACTAGATTCTTCATTCGTGCTTTGAAGATACCCCAAAGACTAAAAGATGTCATCACTATTTAAAATCTGGGAGAGATTCGATCTGGTCCACTGATCGATCCAAAATGCAGATAGCATTCTAATGCTTGCATGGAATTCCTTAACCATCACTACCATCAGGCACttacgtctctctctctctctcgccattttttatttatttattatttattttatttttttgctgaAACGGCTTTGTTTTGCTGAAACGGGATGAGGGATGAACTCCCTAgcacctcaaaatttattaagaAAGAGGAAAATTACAAGGCAGGGGAAGTAAGCCAAGACCTGACAAAACTAAAGAAACAGAAGAGCTAGAaactagaaagaaaaaattgaaatttcagAAGACCAAAACGGTCCTAATCACAAAGTGAAGCAATGAAAAAGTGAGCTATATTCCACCACACGAAACCAATAGTCAACGTACCATAGTTGGCCAACACATCAGCAATATGATTCCCTTCACGAAATGAGAGGAGCGAAAATGTATTTGAGAAATACGAAACAAACAATTATTCCATTGAACCCGGAGTTGCCAAGGCACTAAAGTAGAAGactgaataaaataaaatcaagaatAAGAGGAGTCAACCTCTAACCGGCCAACATGCTTCCAATCTCTAACCCCGAAAAATAGCACCATACCCACCACGACCCGATTCTCTCTTGCCCATTTCTATCTCCATCTGTAATTCGAATGTCAAACCATTGAAACAAACCCGTGACGGCCAAATTGTTGCATACGAGCAACAAGCTTCAAAGTATATCCATTCTGGTTTTATGAAAATGACGACATAATATCGTTATTCAATTATTCAAAACGTTGCTGCAGTACATTGATTAGGGTTCTATTCATGCAAAAACTAGAGCAAACTGAGAAAATGACGTCGGATGAAACTGACATATTTTGATGATGATCAACGTTCAGTCGTTAATTTTTTACGATTTGGCTAGCTAAGTTTGGCGAAAATGATACGTGAAAGAAATCGTCAATTTGATTTGGTTTCATTCGTGGGATGAGGATCATAGCTAGACAGGAGCTAGCGAGTTTATATACATAAATAGATCGACCTAGAGAGATATGATCATGCATGATATTAGGCCATAACTGATAACATAGAGGTCGACCAATTTGCTGTTTATTCATGCATCTATATAGTATATAACGCAATTAATGCATCCACTTTATTTCAGAACATAGCCAAACCCGATCCGATCCAAGCTAGCCAAAAGGAGATCGATGAAGCTTGCTTTGGTAAAGCTAAAGATGAATTGATTGAATGCTTTTCTTCTGAATCCTCTGACCAAAGAAGGAATATACATACATGCTTCTGTCCAATTATTTTCTGTCACATCACACGTGGACATGTAAAAATGCATGCAGAACAATTCTATTCACACATTTTCGATATCATTttgatttttccttttaatttttaatttttttaattttttttttgttggagagTTGTGAGCTAATAATTAAAGAAATCTTTATAGCTAGCCTCAACAAAACTCATATTATAATTTTAAACCataaaatattgattaattactTTTCGCTTGTTTCACGTACACTTTGTGTCTAAAATTATGAATCGTTTGGTAAAAATGAATTGCTTGCGGAaagcttctgggattgcgacatGCTCGATTAAAGTGAGTTTTCAAGATCATTTGCATATTACAGAGTAGGTGGAATCTGAGGAGATAGATTTGGGTTTTGCAGTTAGAGTTCTTATGAAAAATTGAATATCAGCCAGAAATCCAAGCTAGTGAGCTTGTTTTGCATGCCCTTAGAGATTTTGTTTCTGATAGCGTGTAGTTTGTAACATCAATATATAAACCAGTAAACCATGTAGGTTAATATGTAGTGTAATTACTAAGCTTCAAATGGGAAGGCCCGCATGCATATTCGATTCATTATTAGAAATCGTCTACCGTCTTGGCTCTTTTTTCTTTGCTAAAAACTAAATATTAGAAGGGCCGAAACATTCATTTAGTAACATAACATGCATGATGCAAGTGCCTAAAAAGATTATTGAAACAATTACATAAACAATTTTGATGAACATTTGCCTAGCCTCTCTAGAGATATGTTTGTTTTTTCACCGCCTCCGTTAAGGATATGATGGCTCACCCTCTACCACACTCGGCAAAGAATATGATGGCTCGCCCACTTCCAAACTCGGGAAAAAATTTGAAGGCTCGACACCCTTTTCCAAAGTTGGCGGGGGGTGTCGACACAAAGGGCACATGTGACTCATCTCCAGCCATTGAACAATGTAATGTACATGGTAATTAATGGTGTGCGCAAGGCAAAGGGATAATCAGTTGATCAACTCCGCCTTTGGCAAATTCATCCTTACATGTAGTAATGTTGGTTTCTGGTTGATAGTAGCCTCTTCCAAACTATCAAGTCTCACTTTGTGCAAACTCTCTATTGCTGATCTAGTTGCGGGAACAAACTTGACCATCTCAGATTCAAAGGACTCCAATAGAAGCCTATCAGCGATAGCCCGATAGGGGTATCGTGGTAGTCAACATCACGCAATGCATGTGATTCAGCCCCATTGGATAGTGCCTTTGGTCCAATTTTTGTGTAACGATGCCACATATTGCCATACTTATGTCGAGTGGTATTATGCATGGGATTAGTACATTGTGTTCAAGCTTGCATTCTGATTTAGGTGAGCCATCCAAATCATTATATCAGATGGTAACTACCATACCAAACTTTAGCTTAAGTAACAGAGGAAAGAAGTGTAAATTCACTTACAACAGAGGAAAGAAGTGTAAATTCACTTACAATAATTAGTGCTATAGTTCTGATATCTATTTGTTCTTCCTGTTTCAGAACTTCTATGTATACTTACTGTATCT encodes the following:
- the LOC133706701 gene encoding RNA exonuclease 4-like, whose amino-acid sequence is MDYSRPESSETLRNKCAACFRQFNKIEHLVEHMRTSYHSSHEPSCGICKKHCRSFESLREHVIGPLPKQECKNIFSSRGCKFCLSVFDSPYTLRLHQDRCQLSGVTGLIGRFGNLGIRDNLDHGNYTRGSSGQTVALACKMVGGGSDGSLDLCGRVCLTDEYDNIIFHTYVKPPMPVTNYRYETTGIRPEYLRDAMPQRQVQKKLQDFLCNGEPMWKIRPRAGKARILVGHGLDHDLDSLQIEYPALMIRDTAKYPPLMKTSKLSNSLKYLTQAYLGYDIQSGIQDPYEDCVATMKLYMRMRSQVHKIEPYPLATDPQNRNNFASWRQNELERMSPEQMLDISRSDFYCWCLDRRDT